The following are from one region of the Rosistilla carotiformis genome:
- a CDS encoding lipopolysaccharide biosynthesis protein, with protein sequence MIDSNGLKMDSALRRVLRNSSWLLAAQVVAGVMMFTQIVVMTHSLGVVSYGTFALLTTFVMSVIQICDCRVWEALITYVPRYRSLGNLDKSIAMVQLCLMVELVSGTVAWFAIVALADFSSTILLQDETVADSIRLLAVLAIVKFPHEPITALLRIENRFHWQGYYRSSLACLRMLTTAIACFVSPSIDSILIAEIVSHFIGSLILLTMGSTAVPALKLSCWSFSRLKCLRDDLREIASFMFYSSVAGNTRMVTTKADILLLGLFASPAAIAVYDLAKKVTEGLLSLSNPFYMSVFPEISAQVAAESFSKTRKLQREITKLVIGSVIPFCILATILVPIIIPPVFGSEFRNAAPLLQIMVWQLLAICMVWFPGYLLALGMARTQTLLVVCDAMIYFFLLAVLTPVLGGFGAAIATTGRVVTWMMMAYFVLSGLGHVRPIDSSSHCEMPLTMARELNK encoded by the coding sequence ATGATCGACAGCAACGGTTTAAAGATGGACTCCGCCCTTCGGCGCGTCTTGCGCAACTCCAGCTGGCTGCTGGCCGCACAAGTCGTCGCTGGGGTAATGATGTTTACACAAATCGTCGTAATGACGCATAGCTTGGGAGTCGTATCTTATGGAACATTCGCACTCCTAACAACCTTTGTAATGTCGGTCATTCAAATCTGCGATTGTCGGGTTTGGGAAGCCCTAATCACGTATGTGCCTCGTTACCGATCTCTCGGAAATCTCGATAAATCGATTGCGATGGTACAGTTGTGTCTGATGGTGGAACTGGTCAGCGGTACGGTGGCATGGTTTGCGATCGTTGCGCTCGCTGATTTTTCTAGTACGATACTGTTGCAAGACGAGACAGTTGCTGATTCAATTCGATTGTTAGCGGTCTTGGCTATTGTGAAATTCCCGCATGAACCGATCACGGCGCTGCTCAGAATCGAGAATCGCTTTCACTGGCAGGGCTATTATCGATCTTCTTTGGCATGTCTGCGAATGCTGACAACTGCAATCGCCTGCTTTGTTTCACCGAGCATCGATAGCATCTTGATCGCGGAAATCGTCAGCCATTTCATCGGCTCGTTGATTCTGCTAACGATGGGGAGCACGGCGGTTCCTGCGTTAAAATTATCGTGCTGGAGTTTCTCGCGGCTGAAATGTTTGCGTGACGACCTCCGAGAGATTGCTTCCTTCATGTTCTACAGCAGTGTCGCAGGCAACACACGGATGGTCACGACAAAGGCGGACATATTGCTGTTGGGACTGTTCGCGTCGCCTGCGGCGATTGCCGTATACGATTTGGCCAAGAAGGTTACGGAAGGGCTGTTGAGTCTTTCCAACCCGTTCTACATGTCCGTTTTCCCCGAGATATCCGCACAGGTCGCAGCCGAGAGTTTTTCAAAGACTCGCAAGCTGCAGCGAGAAATCACGAAGCTCGTCATCGGGTCGGTAATTCCATTTTGCATTCTCGCGACGATCCTCGTGCCGATAATAATTCCTCCAGTTTTCGGTAGCGAATTTCGGAATGCCGCGCCGCTGCTTCAGATTATGGTATGGCAGCTATTGGCAATCTGCATGGTCTGGTTTCCAGGTTACCTACTTGCATTAGGAATGGCACGCACGCAAACCCTATTGGTGGTCTGCGACGCAATGATCTATTTTTTCTTGCTCGCCGTCCTGACACCCGTGTTGGGAGGTTTCGGAGCCGCGATTGCAACGACCGGTAGAGTGGTGACATGGATGATGATGGCCTATTTCGTACTTAGCGGCCTTGGCCATGTACGCCCAATCGATTCCTCGTCGCATTGCGAAATGCCACTTACGATGGCTCGGGAGCTAAACAAATGA